Below is a genomic region from Paenibacillus rhizovicinus.
AAGCGGTTCTCGTCATCGAGCTCTGGGTGGAGTACTTCTCAAGGGCCATCGCATCGCTGATGCAGACGATGGATCCCGACGTGTTCGTCCTAGGCGGTTCGGTCATCGACAACAACCTGTGGCTGATCGATAAAGTGCTGGAGAACGCCAGAACCAAGGTGCTGGAAAACCTGAAAGACGGCATTCGCATCGTAAGTCCCGTATTCGGCGGCGACGCCGGCGTAATCGGAGCCGGATATTCGGCCCGGAAGCAAGCTCAAAAAACCACACTGCGAAAAACAGTATAAAGGAGATCAAATCATGAAAAAGATGAAAATCGCACTAATCGGAGCAGGCAGCGTATCCTTCGCGCTTGGCGCCTTGCAGGATATCGTACTTTCGCCGCGTTTGAAATCCCAAGTAGAGCTTGAAGTCGCGCTGATGGATATCGACTCCGATAACGTTGAACGGACTCACCGTTACGCGAAAGAAATGTTCGAATCCTTCTCGCACCCGGCAGCGATCTGGGCGACGACGGATCTGGAGCAGGCGCTGACCGGTGCGGATTTCGCCATCGTAGCCATCGAAGTGAACCGCTACTTCTATTGGTCGCAGGACTTCCACGTACCTCGCTTGTTCGGCAGCAGACAAATCTACGGCGAGAACGGCGGACCGGGCTCCATGTTCCATACGCTTCGCAACCTTGGGCCGATGCTTGAAATCGCTCGCATGATGGAGAAGGTTTGCCCGGATGCATGGTTCATCAACTACACGAACCCGGAAGCGAAACTCGTTGAGGCGATTTCCAAACTGACGACGATCAAGATCGTGGGCCTCTGCCACGGACTCGACATGGGCGTTCACCAGCTGTGCGAATTCCTGGAGATGAAGGAAGAGGAAATCGGCTTCGAAGGCGGCGGCTTGAACCACTTCGGGTTCTTCACGAAGGTGTGGAACAAGGAGACGGGCGAGGACCTGTATCCGCGCTTCCGCGAGCAAGAGAAGAAAGCGAATCGTCTGGCGCAATTCGACCACATTGCCCTGTCCAGAACGATGTACCAAATTTACGGTTACTATCCGTATCCCGGAACGAATCACTGCGGAGAATATGTATCGTACGCGGCTGACTTCTATGCCGGCCTGTCGCTCCAATACCGCTATGATCCGATGCGCGAGCAGCTGTGGCAAGAGGGTTCGAGAACGCCTGACTTCGTCTACGCCGCGAACGGCGGAAGCTTGGACAAAGGGTTGTTCGACAAAGTCCAAACGCAGGAATCGTGGGTAGAGCAAGCCTACACGTTCGACAAAGACAACGTGAAGCCGAGCTGCGAGTATGCCATTCCGATCATCGAAGCGATCTTCTTCGACGACGAGATCCACATCAATGCCGTGAACTTGCCGAACAAAGGCGCGATCAAAGGCCTGCCGGACGACATGGTCGTCGAAACGCAAGCGATCGCGAACGGACAAGGGATCGTCTTGAAGCCGATGACGGTGGAACTGCCGACGGCCGTAATCGGAACGATCCACATTCAAGGAACGATCCACAAGCTGCTGCTGGAAGCATTCGCGGAGCAATCCAAGAACAAGCTGCTGCAAGCGATTCTGCTCGATCCGCAGGCGCCGACGTACTATCAGGCATGCGCGATGATCGATGAGATGTGCAGACTGCAGAAGGACATCTTGCCGGCGCTGGAATGGAAATAACGCGAATTAGCCCGACATATCTGACGAAACCGATTCGGTTTTCATTATAGAAACGTGAGGCTTGAACATGAATAACAACCAACTGCTAGAGCTGCTGCAAACGATGACGCTGGAAGAGAAATTCGGCCAGCTGACGCAAATTACCGGCGAATTGTACGTGGGCAAGGTCGATTCCGAAATGGTCGAGACCGGCCCGGAGTACGCCAGCCATGTGCTTGGAGACGGGACGCTGTACACGATCGGAAGCGTGATCGGCGCCTCCAGCGCCAAGTTCACCAATCTCATTCAATCCGAGTACCTGAAGCGTTCCCGGCTGAAGATTCCGCTGCTGTTCATGCATGACGCGATCCACGGGTACAAGACGATTTTCCCGATTCCGCTCGGGCTGTCCTGCACCTGGGACGAAGAGGTTCTGGAGACGGTCGCGGCCGTCACCGCCTCGGAGCTGCGCGCGACCGGGATCCACGTCAATTTCTCGCCGATGGTCGATCTCGTGCGCGACCCGAGGTGGGGCAGGGTAATGGAGTCGTTCGGAGAGGATCATCTCTTGTCCGGCAACCTGGGGCGGGCGATGATCAAGGGCTATCAGAAGATTCAAGAGGGACGGATTTCGGAGGCCGGCGTCGCGGCGTGCTTGAAGCATTTTGCGGCGTACGGCGCCGGGATCGGCGGCAAGGACTACAATACCGTCGACATGTCCTTGCGAGAGTTTTTCGATTTCTACGGCAAGCCTTACGAGATTGCGTTGAAGGAACGTCCGAAATTCGTCATGAGCTCGTTCAATACGTTCAACGGTACGCCGGTGACTGCGAGCAAGCACATGATGAAAGACGTGCTCAGAGACCGTTACGGCTTCGACGAGCTGGTCATTTCGGACTGGGGCGCGGTGGCGGAATTGCAGAAGCACCGCGTGGCCGAGAACGGCAGAGAAGCGGCCGAGCTTGCGATGAACGCAGGCATCGACATCGAGATGGTGTCGACATTGTATCTGGAGCACTTCGAGACGATTGTCGCGCAGCAGCCTGCCTTGCTGGAAGATATCAACGCTGCGGTCATGAAGGTTTTGCAGTTGAAAAACGAGCTTGGCTTGTTCGAGAATCCGTATACGAACGAAGAAGCGGAACCGGCTATCCTGATGAATGCGGATTTCCTGGCAGCGGCCGAGGATGCAGCCCGCAGAAGCTGCGTGCTGCTCAAGAACGACAACGACCTGCTACCCCTGCGCGGGGAGCATCGACATATTGTTCTGGTCGGGCCGTTCGCCGGCACGAAGGAACTGCTCGGCAATTGGGCCTGCAAAGGCAGCTTCGACGATGTCGTCACGCTTGCGGACGGCTTGAAGCAAGCCGATGCGTCGCTCGCGGTCGATGTCTACGAAACGCTGGCGGATTGCCCGGCGGACGTGCTTAAGCGCAGCGATTATATCATCGCGGCGATCGGCGAGCATTGGGGACTGAGCGGCGAAGGCCACAGCAGCGTCAAGCTCGAGCTCGAAGAGAGCCAGCGGCAGTTGGTTAAAGCCATCAAGGCGACCGGAAAGCCATATGCATGCGTATGCTTCTCCGGCCGGCCGCTCGCGCTGCAAGACATCGCGGACGACATGCCGGCCCTGCTGTGGTGCTGGTATCCGGGAACAAGAGCGGGCGCCGCGGTTGCTTCGCTCCTTACCGGACAAGCTACCCCGTCGGGCAAGCTGACGATGTCGTTCCCACGTTATTCGGCGCAGACGCCGATTTATTACAACGAGTACAGTTCGGGCCGGCCGGCTAATGCATCGAGCTATAGCAGCCGGTACCAGGATTGCGAGATCGGGCCGTTGTTCCCGTTTGGACATGGACTCACGTATGCAGGTGCGACGTATTCGGATTTTGCGATATCGAGCACTGACATTACGGCTGATCAACCGGTCAGCGTATCCTACACCATCGATAACCCGAGCGATTATGCCTACTCGGAGATCGCGATTCTCTATATCGAAGACGCGGTATCGAGATCGGTTCGCCCGATGCGCGAAATGAAAGCCTATCAAGTCGTTCAAGTGCCGGCTCGCGGCTCCGTCCGCGTGACGATGTCCGTGACCTTGGAAGATCTGAAGTACCTTGACGCTGAGTTGCAGCGGACAGTCGAGCGCGGCGCTTTCCGAATCTACGTGAATGACACGGCGCAGCCCGTATTCACCATAACGTATTAAAGAACAGACGAGAGGAGGAACTAGCATGAACCTCAAATTCATAGACAGGTTGAAGGCGCAATGGCAGCTGCAGGCTATGGTCTGGCCGGGGATTCTGCTGATGATCATCTTCTCGTTCATTCCGATGTTCGGTTTGATCATCGCCTTTCAGGATTACTCGCCGCTGGACGGCTTCAGGAACTCGGAATTCGTCGGACTCGACAATTTTAAAGCGTTCCTCGGCGACAGCGACTTCTATAATGTACTGACCAATACGATCGGGATCAGCTTGCTGAAACTGCTCATCGGCTTCCCGCTCGAGATCGTGCTGGCGATTCTGATCAATGAATTGCGGACCGGTCCGTTCAAGAAATTTTCGCAAACCGTCTCTTATCTGCCTCACTTTCTGTCGTGGGTCATCTTGGGCGGCATGTTCATTACATGGCTGAGCTCGTCGGGGCTGGTGAACAGCCTGCTGATGGCGCTGCACCTGACGAACGATCCGATTCCGTTCCTGACGAACCCGAACGGTTACTGGTGGGTGGCGACGTTGTCCGACATCTGGAAAGAAGTCGGCTGGGGCACGATCCTGTACTTGGCCGCGATGGCGGGCATCGATCCTTCGCTGTACGAAGCCGCTCGCGTCGACGGCGCGAAGAAGTTGAAGCAAATCCGGTACATTACGCTGCCGGGAATCAGCCACATTATCGTCTTGATGTTCGTCCTTCGCGTCGGCTCGGTATTGGGTTCGAACCTGGAGCAAGCCTTGGTGCTGCAAAACGGTTCCAACATCCACCGCAGCGAAGTCATCGATCTGTACGTGTATCATCTGGGCCTGACCCAAGGGGACTTCTCGTTCGCGACCGCGGTCGGCATCTTCTCTTCGGTGGTATCGGTCATCCTGCTGCTCGGAGCCAACTTCTTGACCAAGCGGGTTAACGACAGTTCAATCTTCTAGAAAGGAGCTAGACCTATGCCATTAGAACGGGGAGAAAGATGGTTCCAAATCTTCAACGTGATCTTCATGTGCATCTTC
It encodes:
- a CDS encoding family 4 glycosyl hydrolase, which produces MKKMKIALIGAGSVSFALGALQDIVLSPRLKSQVELEVALMDIDSDNVERTHRYAKEMFESFSHPAAIWATTDLEQALTGADFAIVAIEVNRYFYWSQDFHVPRLFGSRQIYGENGGPGSMFHTLRNLGPMLEIARMMEKVCPDAWFINYTNPEAKLVEAISKLTTIKIVGLCHGLDMGVHQLCEFLEMKEEEIGFEGGGLNHFGFFTKVWNKETGEDLYPRFREQEKKANRLAQFDHIALSRTMYQIYGYYPYPGTNHCGEYVSYAADFYAGLSLQYRYDPMREQLWQEGSRTPDFVYAANGGSLDKGLFDKVQTQESWVEQAYTFDKDNVKPSCEYAIPIIEAIFFDDEIHINAVNLPNKGAIKGLPDDMVVETQAIANGQGIVLKPMTVELPTAVIGTIHIQGTIHKLLLEAFAEQSKNKLLQAILLDPQAPTYYQACAMIDEMCRLQKDILPALEWK
- a CDS encoding glycoside hydrolase family 3 N-terminal domain-containing protein — protein: MNNNQLLELLQTMTLEEKFGQLTQITGELYVGKVDSEMVETGPEYASHVLGDGTLYTIGSVIGASSAKFTNLIQSEYLKRSRLKIPLLFMHDAIHGYKTIFPIPLGLSCTWDEEVLETVAAVTASELRATGIHVNFSPMVDLVRDPRWGRVMESFGEDHLLSGNLGRAMIKGYQKIQEGRISEAGVAACLKHFAAYGAGIGGKDYNTVDMSLREFFDFYGKPYEIALKERPKFVMSSFNTFNGTPVTASKHMMKDVLRDRYGFDELVISDWGAVAELQKHRVAENGREAAELAMNAGIDIEMVSTLYLEHFETIVAQQPALLEDINAAVMKVLQLKNELGLFENPYTNEEAEPAILMNADFLAAAEDAARRSCVLLKNDNDLLPLRGEHRHIVLVGPFAGTKELLGNWACKGSFDDVVTLADGLKQADASLAVDVYETLADCPADVLKRSDYIIAAIGEHWGLSGEGHSSVKLELEESQRQLVKAIKATGKPYACVCFSGRPLALQDIADDMPALLWCWYPGTRAGAAVASLLTGQATPSGKLTMSFPRYSAQTPIYYNEYSSGRPANASSYSSRYQDCEIGPLFPFGHGLTYAGATYSDFAISSTDITADQPVSVSYTIDNPSDYAYSEIAILYIEDAVSRSVRPMREMKAYQVVQVPARGSVRVTMSVTLEDLKYLDAELQRTVERGAFRIYVNDTAQPVFTITY
- a CDS encoding ABC transporter permease, producing the protein MNLKFIDRLKAQWQLQAMVWPGILLMIIFSFIPMFGLIIAFQDYSPLDGFRNSEFVGLDNFKAFLGDSDFYNVLTNTIGISLLKLLIGFPLEIVLAILINELRTGPFKKFSQTVSYLPHFLSWVILGGMFITWLSSSGLVNSLLMALHLTNDPIPFLTNPNGYWWVATLSDIWKEVGWGTILYLAAMAGIDPSLYEAARVDGAKKLKQIRYITLPGISHIIVLMFVLRVGSVLGSNLEQALVLQNGSNIHRSEVIDLYVYHLGLTQGDFSFATAVGIFSSVVSVILLLGANFLTKRVNDSSIF